A region from the Vicia villosa cultivar HV-30 ecotype Madison, WI linkage group LG3, Vvil1.0, whole genome shotgun sequence genome encodes:
- the LOC131656262 gene encoding probable protein phosphatase 2C 26 isoform X2: MAIPILRTAMMISQSQPLIQYSISAVDEIAKRRKRIVFSSSHSSELNPVIRSSEVSFSVGTCLIPHPKKVEKGGEDAFFVSNYNGGVIAVADGVSGWAEEDVDPSLFPREFMANAYNFVGDEEVNNDPQILMRKAHAATFSTGSATVIIAMLEKNGNLKIANVGDCGLRVIRNGNVTFSTSPQEHYFDCPFQLSSERVGQTYLDAMVSNVELIEGDIIVMGSDGLYDNVFDHEIALTVGRYKDVSDAAKALANLASSHAMDSKFDSPYSLEARSKGFEAPLWKKILGMKLTGGKLDDITVIVGQVVSS; the protein is encoded by the exons ATGGCAATTCCTATATTGAGGACTGCAATGATGATTTCTCAATCTCAACCACTTATTCAATATTCTATATCTGCTGTTGATGAAATTGCCAAGAGGAGGAAAAGGATAGTGTTCTCTTCTTCTCATTCTTCAGAACTTAACCCTGTAATTAG GTCATCGGAGGTATCATTTTCTGTTGGGACTTGCCTTATTCCACATCCAAAAAAG GTTGAGAAAGGTGGGGAAGATGCTTTCTTTGTGAGCAACTATAATGGAGGAGTTATTGCTGTTGCTGATGGTGTTTCTGG TTGGGCTGAAGAGGATGTAGATCCTTCATTATTCCCGCGCGAATTTATGGCTAATGCCTACAATTTTGTAGGAGATGAGGAG GTGAATAATGATCCTCAAATTCTTATGAGGAAAGCACATGCTGCTACTTTCTCTACAGGCTCAGCTACTGT CATCATTGCTATGTTGGAAAAGAATGGGAATCTGAAGATAGCTAATGTTGGTGATTGTGGGTTAAGAGTTATCCGTAATG GTAATGTAACTTTTTCTACTTCTCCACAAGAACATTACTTTGACTGTCCATTCCAACTGAGCTCTGAGAGGGTTGGTCAAACATACCTTGATGCAATG GTTAGTAATGTGGAGTTGATCGAAGGAGACATAATCGTCATGGGATCTGATGGGCTCTATGATAATGTTTTTGACCATGAAATTGCCCTAACCGTCGGTCGATACAAAGATGTTTCTGATGCTG CAAAGGCATTAGCTAACTTGGCAAGCAGTCATGCAATGGATTCAAAATTTGATTCTCCCTATTCATTGGAAGCCAGATCCAAG GGATTTGAAGCTCCGCTGTGGAAGAAAATTCTTGGAATGAAGCTGACAG GTGGAAAACTTGATGATATTACTGTAATTGTTGGTCAGGTTGTAAGTTCATGA
- the LOC131662125 gene encoding uncharacterized protein LOC131662125, which translates to MHTFFHHSHSRILRNPFSLSTMSSSLTLPSFSPIFPTLSPPTLSLQNHHFPRSRVFASLSTGSQASIHDASLADYKVSNAFLFPGQGAQAIGMGKEAQNVPAAAILYKKANDILGFDLLDVCINGPKEKLNSTVISQPALYVTSLAAVELLRAREGGEQIIDSVDVTCGLSLGEYTALAFAGAFSFEDGLKLVKLRGEAMQDASDAASSAMVSVVGLDSEKVQQLCDAANQEVPEAEKVQIANFLCPGNYAVSGGIKGIEAVEAKAKSFKARMTVRLAVAGAFHTSFMEPAVSRLEAALASTDIRTPRIPVISNVNAQPHTDPDSIKKILARQVTSPVQWETTVKTLLSKGLKKGYELGPGKVIAGIVKRMDKGTEIENIGA; encoded by the exons ATGCACACTTTCTTTCACCATTCCCATTCTCGCATTCTTCGCAATCCTTTTTCCCTCTCTACAATGTCTTCTTCTCTCACTCTTCCCTCCTTTTCCCCTATCTTCCCCACTCTCTCACCTCCAACCCTCTCTCTTCAAAACCACCACTTCCCTCGATCTAGGGTTTTCGCCAGCCTCTCCACCGGATCTCAGGCTTCCATCCATGACGCTTCCTTGGCTGATTATAAAGTCTCCAATGCCTTCCTCTTCCCCGGCCAG GGTGCGCAAGCTATTGGAATGGGAAAAGAAGCTCAGAATGTTCCTGCTGCTGCAATTTTGTACAAGAAGGCTAATGATATATTAGG GTTTGATCTTCTTGATGTATGCATTAACGGGCCGAAGGAAAAGCTGAATTCGACGGTTATCAGTCAG CCTGCCCTTTACGTCACCAGTCTTGCTGCTGTTGAGCTACTTCGTGCGCGTGAGGGAGGCGAGCAGATTATTGATTCTGTTGATGTTACATGTGGTTTGAGCCTAGGAGAATATACTGCTCTAGCATTTGCTGGGGCTTTCAG ctttgaAGATGGACTGAAATTGGTGAAACTGAGGGGTGAAGCCATGCAG GATGCTTCTGATGCTGCTAGCAGTGCCATGGTTAGTGTGGTAGGGTTGGACTCAGAGAAGGTCCAGCAGTTGTGTGATGCAGCCAATCAGGAAGTGCCTGAAGCTGAGAAGGTTCAAATTGCAAATTTCTTATGTCCA GGAAACTATGCTGTCTCTGGAGGTATAAAAGGAATAGAAGCGGTGGAAGCCAAAGCAAAATCTTTCAAGGCTCGAATGACT GTGCGCCTAGCTGTTGCAGGCGCTTTCCATACTAGTTTTATGGAACCTGCTGTTTCAAGATTGGAAGCAGCATTGGCATCAACAGACATTAGAACCCCAAGAATACCAGTCATTTCCAATGTAAATGCTCAGCCACACACAGATCCTGACTCAATAAAGAAGATATTGGCTCGACAG GTTACTTCCCCTGTTCAATGGGAAACAACAGTGAAGACTCTTCTATCCAAGGGGCTGAAGAAAGGCTATGAACTAGGACCCGGAAAG GTTATTGCCGGAATTGTCAAAAGAATGGACAAAGGTACTGAAATTGAAAACATAGGTGCTTAA
- the LOC131656262 gene encoding probable protein phosphatase 2C 26 isoform X1, giving the protein MAIPILRTAMMISQSQPLIQYSISAVDEIAKRRKRIVFSSSHSSELNPVIRSSEVSFSVGTCLIPHPKKVEKGGEDAFFVSNYNGGVIAVADGVSGWAEEDVDPSLFPREFMANAYNFVGDEEQVNNDPQILMRKAHAATFSTGSATVIIAMLEKNGNLKIANVGDCGLRVIRNGNVTFSTSPQEHYFDCPFQLSSERVGQTYLDAMVSNVELIEGDIIVMGSDGLYDNVFDHEIALTVGRYKDVSDAAKALANLASSHAMDSKFDSPYSLEARSKGFEAPLWKKILGMKLTGGKLDDITVIVGQVVSS; this is encoded by the exons ATGGCAATTCCTATATTGAGGACTGCAATGATGATTTCTCAATCTCAACCACTTATTCAATATTCTATATCTGCTGTTGATGAAATTGCCAAGAGGAGGAAAAGGATAGTGTTCTCTTCTTCTCATTCTTCAGAACTTAACCCTGTAATTAG GTCATCGGAGGTATCATTTTCTGTTGGGACTTGCCTTATTCCACATCCAAAAAAG GTTGAGAAAGGTGGGGAAGATGCTTTCTTTGTGAGCAACTATAATGGAGGAGTTATTGCTGTTGCTGATGGTGTTTCTGG TTGGGCTGAAGAGGATGTAGATCCTTCATTATTCCCGCGCGAATTTATGGCTAATGCCTACAATTTTGTAGGAGATGAGGAG CAGGTGAATAATGATCCTCAAATTCTTATGAGGAAAGCACATGCTGCTACTTTCTCTACAGGCTCAGCTACTGT CATCATTGCTATGTTGGAAAAGAATGGGAATCTGAAGATAGCTAATGTTGGTGATTGTGGGTTAAGAGTTATCCGTAATG GTAATGTAACTTTTTCTACTTCTCCACAAGAACATTACTTTGACTGTCCATTCCAACTGAGCTCTGAGAGGGTTGGTCAAACATACCTTGATGCAATG GTTAGTAATGTGGAGTTGATCGAAGGAGACATAATCGTCATGGGATCTGATGGGCTCTATGATAATGTTTTTGACCATGAAATTGCCCTAACCGTCGGTCGATACAAAGATGTTTCTGATGCTG CAAAGGCATTAGCTAACTTGGCAAGCAGTCATGCAATGGATTCAAAATTTGATTCTCCCTATTCATTGGAAGCCAGATCCAAG GGATTTGAAGCTCCGCTGTGGAAGAAAATTCTTGGAATGAAGCTGACAG GTGGAAAACTTGATGATATTACTGTAATTGTTGGTCAGGTTGTAAGTTCATGA
- the LOC131662126 gene encoding uncharacterized protein LOC131662126 yields MILHISDIRSLLSHISAMNRASIDSIEENGHGSDSDTNSEDALEYYQPISSVDDDGSSDGEHGVELQQLPNGYGLHGGAANGISMLDLNDGVEQKSSDEEEVEERSGEVFENEIRRALREDENRRAAPLTTENTARVMEAMRGISFVGEVPQWASQVPEDRWIDQIRRRRQSSNT; encoded by the exons ATGATCTTGCATATTTCTGATATTCGTTCTTTACTTTCTCATATCTCAGCAATGAATCGTGCATCCATCGATTCTATCGAAG AAAACGGACATGGAAGTGATTCGGACACGAATTCAGAGGACGCGTTGGAATATTACCAGCCGATATCTTCGGTAGACGACGACGGAAGCTCAGACGGAGAGCACGGCGTTGAGTTGCAGCAGCTTCCGAACGGGTACGGTCTGCACGGTGGAGCGGCGAACGGGATCTCGATGCTGGATCTGAACGACGGTGTAGAACAGAAAAGCAGCGACGAGGAAGAGGTGGAGGAAAGGAGTGGAGAAGTGTTTGAAAATGAGATTCGGAGGGCGTTGAGGGAAGATGAGAATAGAAGGGCCGCGCCGCTGACGACGGAGAACACGGCGAGGGTGATGGAGGCGATGCGTGGCATTTCGTTTGTCGGGGAGGTTCCTCAATGGGCTTCGCAAGTTCCGGAGGATCGTTGGATTGATCAGATTCGGAGACGGAGACAATCATCAAACACTTGA